The proteins below come from a single Biomphalaria glabrata chromosome 10, xgBioGlab47.1, whole genome shotgun sequence genomic window:
- the LOC106061524 gene encoding ankyrin repeat and SOCS box protein 15-like, translating into MGNNSSSLQSRRDVSQDVTETKSLMPAAEIEKISKLIDSIIKFGRNINKKNSQGLTPLMLAANFGHTSGVKTLIMLNATRDANLNEKDQKGNTALMFVTKANHKDIIQLLCSYGCQVSQCNQKGWTPLMKACKNGNKDVVDILLSYEGGVNYLNNDCWSPLMIACKYGHLDIVRKLIQSEANTDIKDPHGMTAAQIALQ; encoded by the exons atggGAAATAACTCATCCTCATTACAAAGTCGACGAGATGTATCACAGGACGTTACAGAAACAAAAAGCCTCATGCCTGCTGCTGAAATTGAGAAAATTTCTAAATTGATCGATTCCATTATTAAATTTGGTCGAAACATCAATAAGAAAAACAGCCAAGGACTGACACCACTTATGCTAGCAGCAAATTTTGGACACACTTCTGGTGTGAAAACTTTAATTATGTTAAATGCCACT CGAGAtgcaaatttaaatgaaaaagatcAAAAAGGAAATACAGCTTTAATGTTTGTCACTAAGGCGAATCACAAAGATATCATTCAGTTACTCTGTAGTTATGGATGTCAAGTTAGTCAATGTAATCAGAAAGGCTGGACACCTTTAATGAAAGCTTGTAAAAATGGTAATAAAGATGTTGTCGACATTTTGTTGAGCTATGAAGGCGGTGTTAATTACCTGAACAATGACTGCTGGTCACCACTCATGATAGCCTGTAAATATGGACACTTGGATATTGTGAGAAAGCTAATCCAAAGTGAGGCTAATACAGACATAAAAGATCCCCATGGAATGACAGCTGCTCAGATTGCTTTACAATAG